One Algibacter sp. L3A6 genomic region harbors:
- a CDS encoding RagB/SusD family nutrient uptake outer membrane protein, with translation MKTYKLILTALFGIFIVNSCSESEFELANPNQLSPETFFATEAQVESAVNAAYANLQTISLYGRLIWYMMDNMSHEQSPNGQQEADKITFYDFSFDSTNGQIAEYWDSCFRGINKANFVIGNEATINKIPENELSTATKAKFMAEAKFLRAQYYWLLVNRFGNVPLRNGDFTQPEGKPLSPKADVMNQIIEDLTFASANLLPKSQEETGRATKGAAQAFLGKALLYQKEYELALNSFKKMSGYDLEPDYFDNFKEETENGIESVWEIQYDLSLGTGDKWSSLVAGFGKNHATYRGQDYGVLDWFNVYPSDDLVAEFETGDNRIEGSFYFVGDTYNNGANTFVEGDFAENSGDIRPIAWKKYQNYYKQVSEVQESGINPKVIRYSDVLLMMAECENERPGGSQATAVGYINEVRARADLDPLSTSLSKPAVFDAIVHERKVELSGEQVRFDDMIRWGIAATELAGTNFQAGKHELWPIPDKEIATNPNVTVADQNPGY, from the coding sequence ATGAAAACATATAAATTAATACTTACAGCACTGTTCGGGATATTTATAGTGAATTCTTGTTCAGAGAGCGAGTTCGAATTAGCGAACCCTAATCAACTGTCTCCCGAAACCTTCTTTGCTACAGAAGCCCAAGTAGAATCTGCAGTAAATGCGGCTTATGCTAACCTACAAACCATTTCATTATATGGTAGATTAATTTGGTATATGATGGATAATATGTCTCATGAGCAATCTCCTAACGGACAGCAAGAGGCCGATAAAATTACATTTTACGATTTCTCGTTCGATTCCACTAATGGGCAAATTGCAGAATATTGGGACAGTTGTTTTAGAGGCATAAACAAAGCAAATTTTGTTATAGGTAATGAAGCTACTATAAATAAGATTCCGGAAAACGAATTATCGACTGCTACTAAGGCTAAATTTATGGCAGAAGCTAAGTTTTTAAGAGCGCAATATTACTGGTTATTAGTAAATAGATTTGGTAATGTGCCTTTAAGAAATGGTGATTTTACACAACCAGAAGGAAAACCATTGAGTCCAAAAGCGGATGTAATGAATCAAATTATTGAAGATTTAACTTTTGCATCAGCAAACTTATTACCAAAATCTCAAGAAGAAACTGGTCGTGCTACAAAAGGAGCTGCGCAAGCATTTTTAGGAAAAGCATTATTATATCAAAAAGAATATGAACTTGCTTTAAATTCTTTCAAGAAAATGTCTGGATACGATTTAGAACCTGATTATTTCGATAATTTTAAAGAAGAAACAGAAAATGGTATAGAGTCTGTTTGGGAAATTCAATACGATTTATCTTTAGGAACAGGAGATAAATGGTCTAGTCTTGTTGCTGGTTTTGGTAAAAACCATGCAACTTATAGAGGTCAAGATTATGGTGTGTTAGATTGGTTTAACGTATACCCATCAGATGATTTAGTTGCCGAATTTGAAACTGGAGATAACAGAATTGAAGGTAGTTTTTACTTTGTTGGTGATACATACAACAATGGCGCTAATACTTTTGTAGAAGGAGATTTTGCTGAGAATAGTGGAGATATTCGCCCTATTGCTTGGAAAAAATATCAAAATTATTACAAGCAAGTTAGTGAGGTGCAGGAATCTGGAATTAACCCGAAAGTAATTCGTTACTCAGATGTGTTATTAATGATGGCCGAATGTGAAAATGAAAGACCAGGCGGTTCTCAAGCAACTGCTGTTGGGTATATTAATGAAGTTAGAGCACGTGCAGATTTAGATCCTTTATCTACTTCGCTTTCTAAACCGGCTGTGTTCGATGCTATTGTGCACGAGCGTAAAGTAGAGTTAAGTGGAGAGCAAGTACGTTTTGATGATATGATTCGTTGGGGCATCGCAGCTACAGAGTTAGCAGGCACTAATTTTCAAGCTGGTAAACATGAGCTTTGGCCAATACCAGATAAAGAAATTGCAACAAATCCAAACGTTACAGTGGCAGACCAAAATCCAGGGTATTAA
- a CDS encoding SusC/RagA family TonB-linked outer membrane protein: MMKFKLLGMLLAMFCMQNAFSQAKTISGTVSDTGGMPLPGVSVIVLGTTNGASTDFDGNFSLKNVNIGDQITVSYVGMATKTLTVGNQNTLKITLEESLEALEAIVVVGYGKQSRATVTGAVSTVDAEEMSALPVTNAESALQGRAPGITVVNGGVPGSSPVVLIRGLGTFGNNSPLYVIDGVIVGNLSGISPNDIENVSILKDASTTAIYGARGSNGVVLVTTKKGKSGKSQLSFNTYTGFQQNTKRYNTMNTIEYLQHAGNLGVFPNRPLSTYKINTNYQDEIFRTGMMQNHSLNYSAGTDKSSQYFSAEYLKQEGIIVNTGFERYSFRANSSVNIGKLKVGESMALSFGKQNPELSGGGRSLITHAIKAAPYLPVYNSNNDGGFQGPSSSADGQDAENPVRIQTHPTSINKTLSVIGNLYANLEIIEGLNYKTQVGLDYFTFDGNTFTPSFSDDSVDGSSTHAQNYAEYGRSHTQGQTLIFTNSLSYSTTIAEKHNLELLALAEKTENKSTNFGGSARNLITNELVQFGATTPSIGSGSSETNRLGYLGRVNYNFEDKYILSASIRRDASSRFGANNRWGTFPSASLGWNIAKENFLDDSNVSNLKLRASYGVVGNDNIGDYLYSATLTGNFEYPLGDGNGAGVTANGGANPDLKWEETTMFNVGLDFGLNNGQFTASLEYYRNQSDDLLLSLPAPLSNGINAGNITANVGSVETSGVELALGFNDYEGDFTWSANLNLGTSGNEVLSLGSLDAFEGAAMKDGKGNISRTTVGESLFHFYGLVSDGIYQTPEEVAAVFTSNPGQTTVQPGDVRYKDLNGDGDITSEDRDILANPYPDFTYGLNLSANYKNFDLNLYITGIEGVDIYNTNKYDLEAGANRLFNGSKVLLDSWTPTNPSTTQPRVPGAPQNHSVSDRYIEDGSFTRLKNISLGYTFTDGVFENYFSKLRLYVSAQNLITLTDYSGLDPEIGQGNQEFGIDRGLYPQPKSVILGLQVSF, encoded by the coding sequence ATGATGAAGTTTAAACTTTTGGGTATGTTGCTTGCTATGTTCTGCATGCAAAATGCCTTTTCACAAGCAAAAACCATAAGCGGTACAGTTTCAGATACTGGAGGTATGCCTTTACCTGGTGTTTCTGTAATTGTTTTGGGTACCACAAATGGAGCATCTACAGATTTCGATGGTAATTTTTCTTTGAAAAACGTAAATATAGGAGATCAAATTACAGTAAGTTACGTTGGTATGGCTACTAAAACGCTAACTGTAGGTAATCAAAATACATTAAAAATAACCTTAGAAGAATCTCTAGAAGCACTAGAAGCTATTGTTGTAGTTGGTTACGGAAAGCAGAGTAGAGCCACGGTAACAGGAGCAGTTTCTACTGTAGATGCTGAAGAAATGTCGGCTTTACCAGTAACTAATGCAGAGTCTGCACTTCAGGGTCGTGCACCAGGAATTACTGTTGTAAACGGTGGTGTTCCAGGTTCTAGTCCAGTAGTTTTGATTAGAGGTTTAGGTACGTTTGGTAACAACTCGCCATTGTATGTTATAGATGGTGTTATTGTTGGTAATTTATCTGGAATAAGCCCTAACGATATCGAGAATGTATCTATTCTGAAAGATGCGTCTACTACTGCTATTTATGGAGCACGTGGTTCTAATGGTGTGGTTTTGGTAACAACTAAAAAAGGAAAAAGTGGTAAAAGCCAATTATCATTCAATACCTATACCGGTTTTCAGCAAAATACAAAACGCTACAACACCATGAATACCATTGAGTATTTGCAACATGCAGGTAATTTAGGAGTTTTTCCAAACAGACCATTATCTACGTATAAAATAAATACAAACTATCAAGATGAGATATTTAGAACAGGAATGATGCAAAATCATAGTTTAAACTATTCTGCGGGAACCGATAAAAGTTCTCAATATTTTTCTGCTGAATATTTAAAACAGGAAGGTATTATTGTTAATACAGGCTTTGAGCGTTATTCTTTTAGGGCAAACAGCTCTGTTAACATCGGTAAGTTAAAAGTAGGTGAGTCTATGGCACTTTCTTTTGGAAAACAAAACCCAGAATTATCGGGTGGTGGACGTTCTTTAATTACTCATGCTATTAAAGCGGCTCCGTATTTACCTGTTTATAACTCTAATAACGATGGTGGTTTTCAAGGGCCTTCTTCATCTGCAGATGGACAAGATGCTGAAAACCCAGTACGTATTCAAACACACCCTACAAGCATTAACAAAACGTTAAGTGTTATCGGTAACTTATATGCCAATTTAGAGATTATTGAAGGTTTAAATTATAAAACACAAGTAGGTTTAGATTATTTTACGTTTGATGGAAACACATTTACGCCATCATTTAGTGATGATAGTGTTGACGGTAGTAGTACACATGCTCAAAACTATGCCGAGTATGGTAGAAGTCATACTCAAGGGCAAACTTTAATTTTTACAAACAGTTTAAGTTACAGTACAACTATTGCTGAAAAGCATAATTTAGAATTATTAGCACTTGCTGAAAAAACAGAGAACAAGAGTACAAATTTTGGAGGAAGTGCAAGAAACTTAATTACAAACGAGTTAGTTCAATTTGGTGCCACAACGCCATCTATTGGAAGTGGTTCTAGTGAAACCAATAGATTAGGTTATTTAGGACGGGTTAATTATAACTTTGAAGATAAATATATTTTATCTGCTTCTATTAGAAGAGATGCTTCTTCAAGATTTGGTGCAAACAATCGTTGGGGAACATTTCCATCGGCTTCTTTAGGTTGGAATATTGCTAAAGAAAACTTTTTAGACGATTCTAATGTTAGTAATTTAAAACTTAGAGCCAGTTACGGTGTAGTTGGTAACGATAATATTGGAGACTATTTATACAGTGCCACGTTAACGGGGAATTTTGAGTACCCATTAGGCGATGGTAATGGAGCAGGTGTAACTGCAAATGGTGGCGCAAATCCGGATTTAAAATGGGAGGAAACTACCATGTTTAATGTTGGTTTAGATTTTGGTTTAAATAATGGGCAGTTTACTGCAAGTTTAGAGTATTATAGAAACCAAAGTGACGATTTATTATTAAGCTTACCAGCACCATTATCTAATGGTATTAATGCCGGAAACATTACAGCAAACGTTGGTTCGGTAGAAACTAGTGGTGTAGAGTTAGCTTTAGGATTTAATGATTATGAAGGAGATTTTACATGGTCGGCGAATTTAAATTTAGGAACCAGTGGAAACGAAGTTTTAAGTTTAGGAAGCTTAGATGCTTTTGAAGGTGCAGCCATGAAAGATGGTAAAGGAAACATTTCTAGAACTACAGTTGGCGAATCGTTATTTCATTTTTATGGTTTAGTAAGCGATGGTATTTACCAAACTCCAGAAGAGGTAGCAGCGGTATTTACATCAAACCCAGGGCAAACTACAGTACAACCTGGAGATGTTAGATATAAAGATTTAAATGGAGATGGAGACATTACTTCTGAAGATCGCGATATTTTGGCAAACCCTTATCCAGACTTTACTTATGGATTAAACTTAAGTGCTAATTATAAAAACTTCGATTTAAATTTATACATCACAGGTATAGAAGGTGTTGATATTTATAACACTAACAAATACGATTTAGAAGCTGGTGCCAATAGATTATTTAATGGAAGTAAAGTATTACTAGATAGTTGGACACCAACTAATCCATCTACAACACAACCAAGAGTGCCAGGAGCACCACAAAATCATAGTGTTTCAGATAGATATATTGAAGACGGATCGTTTACAAGGTTAAAGAACATTAGCTTAGGTTATACGTTTACCGACGGTGTATTCGAAAATTATTTTTCAAAGTTGAGATTATATGTAAGTGCCCAAAACTTAATCACCTTAACGGATTACAGCGGATTAGATCCAGAAATAGGACAAGGAAATCAAGAATTTGGAATAGACCGTGGACTTTATCCACAACCTAAATCTGTTATTTTAGGACTTCAAGTATCATTTTAA